Proteins from one Ipomoea triloba cultivar NCNSP0323 chromosome 1, ASM357664v1 genomic window:
- the LOC116015456 gene encoding polyadenylate-binding protein 8-like: protein MAQVQVQPQAGNPSGGVNQFVTSLYVGDLDATVTDSQLYDIFNQLGQVVSVRVCRDLTSQRSLGYGYVNYGNPQDAARAMEVLNFTPLNGKPIRIMYSHRDPTMRKSGAGNIFIKNLDKAIDHKALHDTFSAFGSILSCKVATDATGQSKGYGFVQYDTEEAALKAIEKLNGMLLNDKQVYVGPFVRKQEREMAGEKTKFTNVFVKNLSESTTEDDLRKVFGDFGTLTSVVVMRDEDGKSKGFGFVNFEDTDDAARSVDVLNGHKFDNREWYVGKAQKKAERELELKNRFEQTAKEAVDKSQGSNLYIKNLDDTIGDEKLKELFSPFGTITSYKVMRDPNGISKGSAFVAFSTPEEASRALAEMNSKMINGKPLYVALAQRKEERRARLQAQFAQMRPIAITPQVGTRMPMYPPGGPGLGQQIFYGQPPPALLPPQPGFGYQQQLVPGMRPGGAHMPNFFMPLVQQGQQGQRPGGRRGGSGPMQQGQQPVPMMQQQMLPRGRGYRYPTGRGLPDVSIPGVAGGMFSVPYDMGVMPVRDAGMAQPMPIGALASALANASPTEQRTMLGENLYPLVEQLEPETAAKVTGMLLEMDQTEVLHLLESPEALKSKVAEAMDVLRNVSQQQSNNAADQLASLSLNDGLVS, encoded by the exons GGTTACGGTTATGTGAACTATGGCAACCCTCAAGATG CTGCTAGGGCTATGGAGGTGCTGAACTTCACTCCTCTCAATGGGAAGCCCATCCGGATAATGTATTCCCATCGAGACCCCACCATGCGCAAAAGTGGTGCTGGAAACATTTTTATCAAG AATTTGGACAAGGCAATTGATCACAAGGCACTGCATGATACATTTTCTGCATTTGGAAGCATTCTTTCTTGCAAGGTGGCAACAGATGCCACTGGTCAGTCCAAGGGGTATGGATTTGTGCAATATGACACTGAGGAAGCTGCACTGAAAGCTATTGAGAAGCTGAATGGTATGCTGTTGAATGACAAACAAGTGTATGTAGGACCTTTTGTTCGCAAGCAAGAAAGAGAAATGGCTGGGGAGAAGACAAAATTCACTAATGTCTTTGTGAAGAACTTATCTGAATCTACAACCGAAGATGACCTTAGGAAAGTTTTTGGTGATTTTGGAACACTCACTAGTGTTGTTGTTATGAGAGATGAAGATGGAAAATCAAAGGGTTTTGGATTTGTCAACTTTGAGGATACAGATGATGCGGCTAGATCTGTGGATGTGCTTAATGGCCACAAATTTGATAACAGAGAGTGGTATGTGGGAAAAGCTCAGAAGAAAGCTGAGAGAGAGCTTGAATTAAAAAATCGTTTTGAGCAGACTGCAAAAGAGGCAGTTGACAAGTCACAAGGTTCAAATCTCTATATAAAAAATCTTGATGATACTATTGGTGATGAGAAACTCAAGGAATTATTCTCTCCATTTGGTACCATAACTTCATACAAG GTTATGCGAGATCCTAATGGAATAAGCAAGGGATCGGCTTTTGTTGCATTTTCAACTCCCGAAGAGGCATCTAGAGCT CTGGCTGAGATGAATAGTAAGATGATCAATGGCAAACCTCTCTATGTTGCCCTTGCACaaagaaaagaagagagaagagcAAGGTTACAG GCTCAATTTGCTCAGATGCGGCCAATTGCAATAACACCTCAAGTTGGTACTCGTATGCCAATGTATCCCCCTGGTGGTCCAGGTTTAGGGCAACAAATATTCTATGGACAGCCACCACCTGCTCTGCTTCCTCCCCAA CCTGGTTTTGGGTATCAACAGCAGCTTGTCCCAGGTATGAGGCCTGGGGGGGCACATATGCCAAATTTCTTTATGCCACTTGTTCAGCAAGGTCAGCAAGGTCAGCGTCCTGGTGGCAGACGTGGAGGGTCTGGTCCAATGCAGCAGGGGCAGCAACCAGTTCCAATGATGCAGCAGCAG ATGCTTCCAAGGGGACGCGGGTATCGTTATCCTACAGGACGTGGTCTCCCTGATGTTTCTATTCCCGGTGTAGCTGGGGGCATGTTCTCTGTCCCATATGATATGGGTGTTATGCCTGTGCGTGATGCAGGAATGGCTCAGCCAATGCCAATCGGGGCTTTAGCATCTGCACTTGCTAATGCTTCTCCTACTGAACAAAGAACG ATGTTGGGCGAAAATTTATACCCACTTGTGGAGCAGCTGGAGCCCGAGACAGCAGCCAAGGTGACTGGCATGCTTCTGGAAATGGATCAGACAGAGGTCCTCCATTTGCTTGAGTCTCCTGAAGCTCTGAAATCCAAGGTTGCAGAGGCCATGGATGTCCTGAGGAATGTTTCTCAGCAGCAGTCCAACAACGCCGCCGATCAACTTGCTTCATTGTCGCTGAATGATGGTCTAGTTTCTTGA
- the LOC115996434 gene encoding O-acyltransferase WSD1-like has translation MEIPVMRDEPVTPAGRLFLQPEMNQVIHALIGVKYPWDVEAVKSEIGNSLMVKHPRFSSLMVRDSCGREKWRRTRVNVDDHFVIRREPLNDTVSDEDAVNEYLADLAVSSPLPADKPLWEIHLLLAHNCAVLRIHHSLGDGISIVSLFMSCCRKIGDPTQTPAIGGGAPTRPRRRWSFKRLMMVLWYTLVYVLEFALRSLWLKDKPTAVSGGDGVELWPRKLATAKFTIDDMKTVKKAVADATINDVLFGVIACGLSRYLDMRSSKGLRDGLQITGVAMVNLRPQPGLQDVIKLMNSKSGTRWGNKIGILLLPVNYYRNAGSGSDPLKFVKRAKAMIDKKKLSLEALCSYKVGYLVMSLLGAKVASILNYRVVCNSTFTISNVVGPQEEISFAGHPITYIRANSSSLPHAITMHMLSYAGKAELQILVAKDIIPDPKVLAKCFEDSLMEMKAAAEQSIPKT, from the exons ATGGAGATCCCAGTGATGAGAGATGAGCCGGTAACACCCGCCGGCCGGCTATTTCTTCAGCCGGAGATGAACCAAGTAATACACGCACTCATCGGAGTGAAGTATCCATGGGATGTGGAAGCGGTTAAATCGGAGATCGGGAATTCCCTAATGGTCAAACACCCAAGATTCAGCAGCCTCATGGTAAGAGATTCCTGCGGCCGCGAAAAGTGGCGTAGAACCCGGGTCAACGTGGACGACCACTTCGTCATCCGCCGCGAGCCGCTAAACGACACCGTGTCGGACGAGGATGCCGTCAACGAATACCTCGCCGACCTCGCCGTCTCCTCGCCGCTCCCCGCCGACAAGCCCTTGTGGGAAATCCATCTCCTTTTGGCTCACAATTGCGCCGTCCTACGGATTCACCACTCTTTGGGGGACGGGATTTCCATCGTCTCCTTGTTCATGTCGTGTTGCCGGAAAATTGGGGACCCCACCCAAACTCCGGCGATCGGCGGCGGCGCTCCGACGAGGCCGCGGCGGAGGTGGAGCTTTAAGAGACTGATGATGGTGTTGTGGTACACGCTGGTGTACGTTTTGGAGTTTGCGCTGAGGAGTTTGTGGTTGAAAGATAAGCCCACCGCCGTGAGCGGCGGAGATGGGGTGGAGCTCTGGCCCCGGAAGCTCGCCACCGCCAAGTTCACCATTGACGACATGAAAACAGTTAAGAAGGCGGTTGCTGACGCG ACCATTAACGATGTTCTTTTCGGAGTGATAGCATGTGGGCTGTCTAGGTACCTGGACATGCGTTCATCCAAAG GTTTGCGGGATGGTCTTCAGATTACTGGTGTTGCCATGGTGAATTTAAGGCCACAACCTGGACTTCAG GATGTTATCAAGTTGATGAATAGTAAATCGGGCACGCGGTGGGGTAACAAAATTGGGATTTTACTGTTGCCTGTAAATTATTACCGCAATGCTGGCAGTGGCAGTGATCCTCTCAAGTTTGTGAAGAGAGCAAAAGCCATGATTGACAAGAAGAAGTTGTCGTTAGAAGCTCTCTGCTCCTACAAAGTCGGCTATCTTGTCATGTCTTTACTTGGTGCAAAG GTGGCGAGCATTCTTAACTACCGGGTCGTGTGCAACTCGACGTTCACCATCTCGAATGTGGTTGGCCCTCAAGAAGAGATCTCTTTTGCGGGACACCCCATAACTTACATCAGAGCAAATTCATCAAGCTTACCTCAT GCCATTACAATGCACATGTTGAGCTACGCTGGGAAAGCAGAGCTGCAGATCTTGGTAGCCAAAGACATTATACCTGACCCCAAAGTTCTTGCCAAGTGTTTTGAAGATTCATTGATGGAGATGAAAGCAGCAGCGGAACAGTCTATACCCAAAACTTGA